DNA from Geobacillus vulcani PSS1:
CCGATTCCGGACGAACTGCTGTTGACCTATGCCGGCTATCGCATCTCAACCGGCGCTTTTTCGTATCCACTCGCCTTTCTTGCGTGCTGGATCGGCGCCATAGCGGGCATTTCGCTTAGCTACGTTCTCGGGATTACGCTCGGGCTGCCGTTTTTGCATAAATTCGGTCCCAAGCTCCATCTTACGGAGAAGCGGCTCGAGCAAACGAAAGCGCTGTTTGCGAAACTCGGCCCAGCGGTATTGTTCATTTGCTATTTCATCCCCGGCGTTCGGCATCTCGCCGCCTTTTGGGCCGGCATGAACGCCTACAGTTGGAGAAAATTTGCTTTGTTCGCTTACAGCGGGGCCATGATGTGGGTCGCT
Protein-coding regions in this window:
- a CDS encoding DedA family protein; the protein is MQHYLHHLIEHFGYIGIMVALMLGIIGLPIPDELLLTYAGYRISTGAFSYPLAFLACWIGAIAGISLSYVLGITLGLPFLHKFGPKLHLTEKRLEQTKALFAKLGPAVLFICYFIPGVRHLAAFWAGMNAYSWRKFALFAYSGAMMWVAVFLTIGAYFESRWMAVKQYIHAYRPFLFPAFLAVLSFAIFYWYIQQKRKTPE